TTCCTTTTACGAGCGGGAGCACAGTCACACTATACAGTTCATCTACATAATATTTTTCCTTAAGGTGGCTATATAGGACTGTTTCTTTTCCGCCATCCCGATCTCTAGAAATAGATCGTTTCCCATAGATAAGATATGCCGCGAGAATGCCCGCAAACGAAACGAGTGTCGCAACAATCATAATCCACACCGGACCATGACTTTGCTCTACTTGGAACGGGACATTCTTTGTAAGCCAGTCCCCAAGAAACGTGCCAAACCAAGGCGTATTGATATACCCTGCCAAAACTGCAAGAATACCAAGGACAATCATCGGAAATGTCATGACGCGCGGAGATTCATGCACATCCTCTTCTTTCTTCGCCTCTCCTGTAAAAACGAGAAAGTATAACCGGAACATGTAAAACGCCGTTAAAAATGCTGCGAGAACCGCAAGGACAAACAAAACATAATTGCCGTGCATCCACGTCGCCGCCAAAATTTCATCCTTACTAAAAAAACCTGAGAAGAGCGGGACACCACTAATTGCTAGCGTGCCGATTAAGAAGAGTAGCCCCGTCACTTTCATTTTCTTCTGCAATCCGCCCATTTCATTAATGTTTTGCGTATGCACCGCATGAATGACGCTTCCTGCCGCTAAGAAAAGCAATGCTTTAAAGAAAGCATGTGTCGTTAAATGAAAGACTCCAGCAACGTATCCTGCCGAGCCAAGCGCGAGCATCATATAGCCGAGCTGGCTCACTGTTGAATATGCGAGGACTCTTTTTATATCCGTTTGTACGAGGCCAATGGACGCAGCAAAGATTGCAGTAAAGGCGCCAACAACCGCGACTGTTTGCATCGCTGCAGGACTTGCAGAGAATAGCGGAAACATCGTTGCCACTAAGTACACACCTGCTGCAACCATCGTTGCCGCGTGAATGAGCGCAGATACAGGCGTTGGCCCTTCCATCGCATCCGGTAGCCACGTATGAAGCGGAAACTGACCTGATTTCCCCATGGCACCAATAAAGATCAAGATTGCCGTGAGCGTTATCATAGTAGGTGATATGTCTCCCATTTTCATCGCTTTAAAGATTACTTCATATTCAAAGCTACCAGCCTGCCAGAAGAGTAAAATCATCCCGATAAATAAACCTACATCTCCAATACGCGTCATAATAAATGCTTTTTTCGCAGCAGCCTTCGCTTCCTCTTTAAAGAAATAGAAACCAATTAGTAAAAACGAGCCAAGTCCAACTAATTCCCAAAATATATAAAGCTGTAGTAAATTCGTCGAGATAACAAGCCCGAGCATCGCAAATGTAAAGAGCCCTAAATACGCATAAAATACGGGCAACCTCTCATCACCATGCATATACCCTTTTGAATACACATGTACAAGGAAGCTAACGAGTGTCACAATAAAAAGCATCAAAGCATTTAATGCGTTAATCTCAAAACCAAACGAAAGATCCACATCACCAATTCGGAGCCATAACCACTGATGCTTTACTGTTTCTGATGAAAACCGTTCTATTAATACAGTCGCCGCACCCACAAAGGAAAGAAATGTGAGAAAGATACCAAGTAAGCTGCTTCCTTCTCTCAATTTTTCCCCAAACATAACGAGCAAAAAAAACGAGGTAAGTGGGAAAAGCGGTATGAGCCATGCATAATCGATCATTGTTTCCTTCCCCCTTTTCGGTCACAATGCTAACCCTTAAGCGAATCCATTTCATCTACGTTAACTGTTGCATGTTTACGATATAACGCAATTAATATTGCAAGTCCAACTGCTGCTTCAGCTGCGGCA
This sequence is a window from Bacillus pseudomycoides DSM 12442. Protein-coding genes within it:
- the nuoL gene encoding NADH-quinone oxidoreductase subunit L — its product is MIDYAWLIPLFPLTSFFLLVMFGEKLREGSSLLGIFLTFLSFVGAATVLIERFSSETVKHQWLWLRIGDVDLSFGFEINALNALMLFIVTLVSFLVHVYSKGYMHGDERLPVFYAYLGLFTFAMLGLVISTNLLQLYIFWELVGLGSFLLIGFYFFKEEAKAAAKKAFIMTRIGDVGLFIGMILLFWQAGSFEYEVIFKAMKMGDISPTMITLTAILIFIGAMGKSGQFPLHTWLPDAMEGPTPVSALIHAATMVAAGVYLVATMFPLFSASPAAMQTVAVVGAFTAIFAASIGLVQTDIKRVLAYSTVSQLGYMMLALGSAGYVAGVFHLTTHAFFKALLFLAAGSVIHAVHTQNINEMGGLQKKMKVTGLLFLIGTLAISGVPLFSGFFSKDEILAATWMHGNYVLFVLAVLAAFLTAFYMFRLYFLVFTGEAKKEEDVHESPRVMTFPMIVLGILAVLAGYINTPWFGTFLGDWLTKNVPFQVEQSHGPVWIMIVATLVSFAGILAAYLIYGKRSISRDRDGGKETVLYSHLKEKYYVDELYSVTVLPLVKGIAYVLHLCEVYIVEGIAQLIRGIVRGASIVGSKLQNGNVQVYGTAVAVSVATLVVILLYTGGYWQ